From Chryseobacterium sp. H1D6B, a single genomic window includes:
- a CDS encoding GLPGLI family protein, with the protein MTKALRLFLFSTFFCSFSVFSQNLVVKYRFTKENNPIVDYELNIIKKYSLFYESEYCLNQLIPKSELIILKDKSPAITIFDKAGEIPVSTNKPNQLNWIIKDEKKTIEGYKSQRAEVNYKGRQWVAWFTNDLPFQDGPFIFNGLPGLILTVESDEYKFDLLGISKDDSKCSANIDPKGKEISYEKYESLFNTLSQKNDALFNSLNNLNLNLETKLSSMAEKEKKINTLRELL; encoded by the coding sequence ATGACTAAAGCTCTCAGATTATTTTTATTTAGTACATTTTTTTGTTCATTCTCTGTCTTTTCCCAAAATCTTGTGGTAAAATATAGATTTACAAAAGAAAATAACCCTATTGTGGACTATGAACTAAATATTATAAAAAAATACAGCTTATTTTATGAATCAGAATACTGCTTAAATCAATTAATTCCAAAATCAGAGCTGATAATTTTGAAAGATAAATCACCAGCCATAACTATTTTTGATAAAGCAGGAGAAATACCTGTCTCAACCAATAAGCCGAATCAGCTTAATTGGATCATTAAAGATGAAAAAAAGACTATTGAAGGCTATAAATCTCAACGAGCAGAAGTTAATTATAAAGGTAGACAATGGGTAGCTTGGTTTACTAATGATTTACCTTTTCAAGACGGCCCTTTCATTTTCAATGGCCTGCCCGGATTAATTTTAACCGTAGAAAGTGATGAGTATAAATTTGATCTTTTAGGAATTAGTAAAGATGACAGCAAATGCTCTGCTAACATTGACCCTAAAGGAAAAGAAATTTCATACGAGAAATATGAAAGTTTATTCAATACTCTCTCTCAAAAAAATGATGCTTTATTTAATAGTCTCAATAATTTGAATTTGAATTTAGAAACAAAACTTAGCTCAATGGCTGAAAAAGAAAAAAAAATAAATACTTTGAGAGAGTTGTTATGA
- a CDS encoding helix-turn-helix transcriptional regulator: MSDQLETIQDYYRRIKENKLRMFDSDDFEIGKSHFNISMRKYCSFKSPYNRRDYYKVSFIIGKGTFQYGQQQLYIDRPALFFPSPNIPYSWECDGDLQEGYFCLFNQEFFNGNSEFKLFKKTSIFKEWSMPIVFLTEEQTQLATIYFEQMYKLNNSSYPFRCSSIKSHLASVLHLALENRVEDIDPHELPANIRLYRLFDELLNKQFPLDSPAYPLALKTASDFAEQLNVHVNHLNSSVKSVANLTTTQIIKERMFEESKNLLKYTNWDISEIGYTLGFDEPSHFNNFFKKHANISPLKFKSTF; this comes from the coding sequence ATGAGCGATCAATTAGAAACAATACAAGATTATTACCGACGCATCAAAGAGAATAAACTTAGAATGTTTGATTCTGATGATTTTGAAATAGGCAAATCTCATTTCAATATTTCTATGCGGAAATACTGCAGTTTCAAAAGTCCTTATAACCGCCGGGATTATTATAAAGTGAGTTTTATTATCGGTAAAGGAACGTTTCAGTATGGACAGCAGCAGTTGTATATAGACCGTCCTGCCTTGTTTTTCCCATCTCCTAACATTCCTTATTCTTGGGAGTGCGACGGGGATCTTCAGGAAGGTTATTTCTGTCTGTTCAATCAGGAATTTTTTAATGGAAATTCTGAATTCAAGTTATTTAAGAAAACATCAATTTTTAAAGAATGGAGCATGCCGATTGTTTTTTTAACAGAAGAGCAGACCCAGCTGGCCACCATTTATTTTGAGCAGATGTACAAGCTTAATAACTCTTCTTATCCCTTTCGGTGCAGCAGTATCAAAAGCCATTTAGCATCCGTATTACATCTTGCTTTAGAAAATCGTGTAGAAGACATTGATCCGCATGAACTTCCAGCCAACATCCGTTTATACCGTTTGTTTGATGAGCTTCTCAACAAACAATTTCCGCTGGATTCTCCGGCTTACCCGTTGGCTTTAAAAACGGCATCAGACTTTGCAGAGCAACTTAATGTACATGTTAATCATTTAAATTCATCCGTGAAATCTGTAGCGAATCTTACGACAACACAGATCATCAAAGAAAGAATGTTTGAAGAATCTAAAAACCTGCTGAAATATACGAACTGGGATATTTCTGAAATTGGATATACTTTAGGATTTGACGAACCTTCTCATTTCAATAATTTCTTTAAAAAGCATGCAAATATTTCTCCTCTTAAATTTAAAAGCACTTTTTGA
- a CDS encoding RidA family protein, translating into MKHILFSASALCMGFLAFSQNNQHNKPINQTNMKTIIHKNPKALFDPTPFAFSHSTANEAEGKYVFISGQSGGEDLKHHLSKDFRTQVKFSLKNLETVLADYGLGVKDVLKITILIVDHDQEKLKIWTEEMHKAWQNNEFPASTLIPVPRLALDDMLIEVDAVAFIKK; encoded by the coding sequence ATGAAACATATATTATTTAGTGCATCTGCCCTGTGCATGGGATTTCTGGCCTTCTCCCAAAATAATCAGCACAATAAACCAATAAACCAGACTAATATGAAAACCATCATTCACAAAAACCCAAAAGCCCTTTTTGATCCGACTCCATTTGCATTTTCACACTCTACCGCCAATGAAGCTGAAGGGAAATATGTATTTATATCCGGACAAAGCGGGGGAGAAGATCTGAAACATCATCTTTCTAAAGATTTTAGAACGCAGGTGAAGTTCTCTCTTAAGAATTTAGAAACAGTACTTGCTGATTACGGATTAGGAGTTAAGGATGTTCTTAAAATAACAATATTAATTGTTGATCATGATCAGGAGAAACTTAAAATATGGACAGAAGAAATGCATAAAGCATGGCAAAATAATGAATTCCCGGCCAGTACATTAATTCCGGTTCCAAGGTTAGCACTGGATGATATGCTGATAGAAGTGGATGCTGTTGCTTTTATTAAAAAGTAA
- a CDS encoding glutathione synthase encodes MAQREFKKEDFVKSDDSGYQIEYLVGDIGEGIDLIVERKKDDGAYETIQVPIKRSDDKIFVCLDQPVDGRIIYEN; translated from the coding sequence ATGGCTCAAAGAGAATTTAAAAAAGAAGACTTTGTAAAAAGTGATGACAGCGGTTATCAAATAGAATACTTAGTTGGAGATATTGGAGAAGGTATTGATTTAATAGTTGAACGTAAAAAAGATGACGGCGCGTATGAAACCATTCAGGTTCCGATAAAAAGAAGCGATGACAAAATTTTTGTTTGTTTAGATCAGCCTGTTGACGGCCGTATTATCTATGAAAATTAA
- a CDS encoding MFS transporter, protein MLREASEKRIRLITIMAFVSIPLSGFVTDIYLPSFPSMAKGLQVSEKDIQITLTSYLLSYGICQLFVGNVLDNIGRYRPKLLALFLLIVSSLLITMTDSILLICLLRILQGAAVSVLVVATRAIFVDIYDAERVKHYLSYFTIVWSCGPILAPFLGGYLEKLFNWHANFYFLAFYAGLIFLFEWFFSGESLPEKKKVSFSENIKLYQMMLKNRIFMLGIFILGLSYSIVMLFNITGPFIIENTFHFTPVVIGYCTLILGFSWMIGGFIAKRRITLGFRSRILQPVILQLLLIAGLITVSYFAESLFITIPFAFFIHICSGILFTSFFTTSMLYFPKNAGTAGGLMGGLVYIITSLTSFIISVSGSVTGQKDLGWRYLIIAALLFGIILTMNKVLKKEKAEN, encoded by the coding sequence ATGTTGAGAGAAGCATCTGAAAAACGTATCAGATTAATTACCATTATGGCTTTTGTGTCTATTCCGCTGTCGGGGTTTGTCACGGATATTTATTTACCCTCCTTTCCGTCGATGGCCAAGGGGCTGCAGGTTTCAGAAAAAGACATCCAGATTACACTCACATCTTATCTGCTGAGTTATGGAATCTGCCAGTTATTTGTAGGAAATGTTCTGGATAACATAGGCCGTTACCGTCCTAAACTTCTGGCTTTGTTCTTATTGATCGTAAGCAGTCTTTTGATTACTATGACGGACAGTATTCTTTTAATATGCCTTCTCCGTATTCTTCAAGGAGCCGCAGTTTCGGTTCTGGTAGTGGCTACACGTGCTATTTTTGTGGATATTTATGATGCCGAAAGAGTAAAACATTATCTCAGTTATTTCACTATTGTATGGTCGTGCGGTCCTATTTTAGCTCCGTTTCTCGGTGGTTATCTTGAAAAATTATTTAACTGGCATGCTAATTTTTATTTTCTGGCTTTTTATGCCGGATTAATATTTCTTTTTGAATGGTTTTTCAGCGGCGAGAGTCTGCCCGAAAAGAAGAAAGTTAGCTTTTCAGAAAATATCAAACTCTACCAGATGATGCTGAAGAACCGCATATTTATGCTGGGAATCTTTATTTTGGGATTAAGCTATTCTATTGTCATGCTATTCAATATTACAGGACCATTCATTATTGAAAATACCTTTCATTTCACTCCGGTTGTTATTGGATACTGCACCCTGATTTTAGGATTTTCGTGGATGATCGGCGGTTTTATCGCAAAACGCAGAATCACGCTGGGTTTTAGATCCCGCATTTTACAGCCTGTTATTTTACAGCTGCTTCTTATCGCAGGTTTAATCACTGTAAGCTACTTTGCAGAAAGCCTCTTTATTACAATTCCTTTTGCCTTTTTTATCCACATCTGTTCAGGGATTTTATTTACCTCCTTTTTCACTACGAGTATGCTGTATTTCCCTAAGAATGCAGGAACAGCTGGCGGGTTAATGGGCGGACTTGTATACATCATTACCTCTCTTACCAGTTTTATTATTTCGGTGAGCGGCAGCGTGACCGGACAAAAAGACCTGGGCTGGCGCTATCTGATTATTGCCGCATTACTTTTCGGCATCATCCTCACTATGAATAAAGTATTGAAAAAAGAAAAAGCAGAGAATTGA
- the pgl gene encoding 6-phosphogluconolactonase, with protein sequence MNITVFDDLDKLYIKAADTFVDLSKKSIQKHNRFVAALSGGSSPKVIFKLLASEEYAEKIEWNKVYFFWVDERWVPLDDDKSNARMTFETLLDKVPVKKDQIFPMYKDGILPEDYAKEYEQQIRNVLGNEGVFDFILLGMGDDGHTASLFPGEAVLDEKEKWVDAYYLKSQEMFRITLTAPVINKAENILVVAFGESKKHALNEVLNGEYNPKLYPLQLIDKKEGFQFFTDEKAKG encoded by the coding sequence ATGAATATCACAGTATTTGATGATTTAGATAAATTATATATAAAGGCAGCAGATACATTTGTTGACCTCTCAAAAAAATCTATCCAGAAACATAACCGTTTTGTTGCTGCACTAAGCGGTGGTTCTTCTCCTAAAGTAATTTTTAAATTGCTGGCATCCGAAGAATATGCAGAAAAAATTGAATGGAATAAGGTATACTTTTTTTGGGTTGACGAAAGGTGGGTTCCTTTAGATGATGATAAAAGCAATGCACGGATGACATTCGAGACGCTTCTCGACAAAGTTCCGGTTAAAAAAGATCAGATTTTTCCCATGTATAAGGATGGAATACTTCCAGAAGATTATGCTAAAGAATATGAACAGCAGATCAGAAATGTTCTTGGAAATGAAGGTGTTTTTGATTTTATTCTTTTAGGAATGGGGGATGACGGCCATACAGCTTCTCTATTTCCAGGTGAAGCCGTTTTAGATGAAAAAGAAAAATGGGTTGATGCTTATTATCTGAAATCTCAGGAAATGTTCAGAATCACATTGACTGCACCCGTGATCAACAAAGCTGAAAATATACTTGTTGTGGCATTCGGTGAGTCAAAAAAACATGCATTGAATGAAGTTTTAAACGGAGAATACAATCCTAAATTATATCCGCTGCAGCTTATTGATAAAAAAGAAGGGTTTCAGTTTTTTACAGATGAGAAAGCGAAAGGCTGA
- the zwf gene encoding glucose-6-phosphate dehydrogenase, whose translation MNENKILQPTTIIIFGATGDLAKRKLFPAFYNLYIDGRMPKGFNILALGRADHTNEYFKNYIKENLENFSRKNITAADWAGFQAHITYFQHQLDEESSYKNLHQKLEDFDSVYGTRGNRLFYLSIGPNFVSIISNHIKNTSLASDAKKDRIIIEKPFGHDKQSAIELNSLLAETFEEEQIYRIDHYLGKETVQNILAFRFGNSIFEPLWDHQHIESVQITVAEEVGVETRGAFYEQTGALMDMVQNHLLQILCMIAMEPPASLESGGIRDRKVDVLKSIRRISPDQVDHYAVRGQYGKGKVNGVEAKGYRQEDGIAPDSNTETFAAVKFYLDNERWQDVPFYVRTGKKMKEKHSYITVQFKPLPHSTFSESSQHLSANRLIINIQPLMDIRLQFMAKKPGLSLVLKPVEMIFDNFACQEDTPEAYETLLLDALIGDLTLFMRSDQVEEAWDVVKTIQEAWENNKDSSFPNYEAGSWGPKESIALVERQGHSWV comes from the coding sequence ATGAATGAAAATAAAATCTTGCAGCCAACTACGATCATAATTTTTGGTGCTACAGGAGATTTGGCAAAAAGAAAACTTTTTCCGGCTTTTTATAATTTATATATTGACGGCAGAATGCCCAAAGGTTTTAATATTTTGGCACTGGGAAGAGCAGATCATACCAATGAATATTTTAAAAATTACATCAAAGAGAATCTTGAAAATTTTTCAAGAAAAAATATCACTGCAGCAGATTGGGCAGGATTTCAAGCACATATTACCTATTTTCAACATCAATTAGATGAGGAAAGTTCTTACAAAAATCTGCATCAGAAATTAGAGGATTTTGATTCGGTTTACGGAACAAGAGGGAACAGACTGTTTTATTTGTCAATCGGACCTAATTTTGTTTCTATCATTTCCAATCATATCAAAAATACATCTCTGGCTTCTGATGCTAAAAAAGACCGTATCATTATTGAGAAACCTTTTGGTCATGATAAACAATCGGCGATAGAGCTGAACAGTCTGCTGGCTGAAACGTTTGAAGAAGAACAGATTTACCGTATCGATCATTATTTAGGCAAGGAAACGGTACAAAATATATTGGCATTTAGATTTGGGAATTCTATTTTTGAACCCTTATGGGATCATCAGCATATAGAATCTGTACAGATTACAGTGGCAGAAGAGGTTGGTGTAGAAACAAGAGGGGCTTTTTACGAACAGACAGGTGCATTAATGGATATGGTTCAGAATCATTTACTGCAGATTCTCTGTATGATCGCCATGGAACCGCCTGCATCACTGGAATCAGGTGGAATCAGAGACCGTAAAGTGGATGTCCTTAAGTCGATTCGTAGAATTTCACCTGATCAGGTTGATCATTACGCGGTAAGAGGGCAATACGGAAAAGGTAAAGTAAATGGAGTAGAGGCTAAAGGCTATCGTCAGGAAGACGGCATTGCTCCGGATTCTAATACAGAAACATTTGCAGCGGTAAAATTCTATCTGGACAACGAAAGATGGCAGGATGTTCCTTTCTACGTGCGTACAGGAAAAAAAATGAAAGAAAAACATTCTTATATTACTGTGCAGTTTAAACCGCTTCCCCATTCAACTTTTTCAGAAAGTTCACAACATTTATCGGCTAACAGGTTGATTATTAATATTCAGCCGTTAATGGATATCAGACTGCAGTTTATGGCAAAAAAGCCGGGTCTTTCGCTGGTGTTGAAACCGGTAGAAATGATCTTTGATAATTTTGCCTGTCAGGAAGATACTCCTGAAGCTTATGAAACATTATTGTTAGATGCACTTATCGGTGATCTTACTTTATTTATGCGGTCGGATCAGGTAGAAGAAGCCTGGGATGTGGTAAAAACGATACAGGAGGCTTGGGAAAATAATAAGGACTCCTCTTTTCCAAACTATGAAGCAGGAAGCTGGGGACCGAAAGAAAGTATTGCGCTGGTTGAAAGACAGGGCCATAGCTGGGTTTAA
- a CDS encoding DEAD/DEAH box helicase — MEMPEEYILPDTNISTLSVYDLLKHTSSAGFIETKDFREVYPIALEYNAGVFTKTVSVVGFPNVSVIQTGSSLITACSCGAATNKLCEHQAEIIYCILEHKNYRIFFDAALRQKTLVSAARGFGLEHEPDLDTYFELEYKDGKLNVQPKMKELLQIDEQIFKQELLPQRQSVLTELAIQNTDKRQILILGKHRYYNHLNFSLMEADSTQTGKIKNPITAVDPMQLAWKSEQPSEIKFYTAVASFQNKYSEENTSNELEALKLIVQNPLDLDVYYHDRDITENIAAKSLISVELNVSKPEIQLTVFKKEPFYEITGELLLNDISLPFKNVVLRNEYFVYHQNTFNLVDHPDLLRVIKFFKSNNEILIIHQSKYDNFLETVLSSLEKYIHINYSYIRTATSVELAEKNFHTEQIIYLHQEGNFVSITPVMKYGVVEVPVYSRKQLFDTDQNGNQFQIERNNEAEAYLTSIVMKQHPDFEEQIEGHEYFYLHKDKFLDDSWFLEAFEIWRNAGITLLGFNELKNNKLNPHRVKINIQITSGIDWFNADLNVRFGKKKAALKQLHRAIRNKTKFVQLDDGTQGILPDEWISKITKYFQVGDIDEDILKIPKINFTEISNLFEKEVLSTEVKTEINSYSEKFSTLKNIPEIAVPDGLNAHLRDYQLEGLNWLAFLDSFNFGGCLADDMGLGKTIQIIAFILYQREKLGHTTNLIVVPTSLLFNWQEEIAKFAPSMKVLVHYGPDRRKNTDQMHEHEVVLTSYGMLLSDVRFLKTFHFNYIFLDESQTIKNPNSEKYKASRLLQSRNRIVLTGTPVENNTFDLYGQLSFACPGLLGSKQYFKDTYAIPIDKFEYGKRAAELQQKIKPFMLRRTKKQVAKELPEKTEMVIYCEMNAEQRKVYDTYERELRDFISASTDDETLKNSMHVLTGLTKLRQICNSPVLLKEGHSGDNSVKIEILMEQIENKSKEHKILVFSQFVGMLDLIKAELEKKNIQFEYLTGQTKDRGAKVNHFQTNENVRVFLISLKAGGVGLNLTEADYVYLIDPWWNPAAENQAIDRSYRIGQQKNVVAVRLICSNTVEEKILNLQKKKNKLAQDLIRTDSLKLPGLTKSDLLEIL, encoded by the coding sequence ATGGAGATGCCCGAAGAATATATTTTACCCGATACAAATATCAGCACACTTTCTGTTTATGACCTTTTAAAGCATACATCAAGCGCAGGCTTTATAGAAACAAAAGATTTCCGGGAGGTCTATCCTATCGCTCTGGAATACAATGCCGGAGTTTTTACTAAAACTGTTTCTGTTGTAGGTTTTCCTAATGTTTCTGTTATTCAGACAGGTTCCTCATTAATAACAGCCTGCTCTTGCGGCGCTGCCACAAATAAACTCTGTGAACATCAGGCTGAAATTATCTACTGTATTTTAGAACATAAAAACTACCGTATTTTTTTTGACGCTGCTCTACGCCAAAAAACACTCGTGTCTGCAGCTAGAGGTTTCGGTTTAGAACATGAGCCTGATCTTGATACTTATTTTGAGTTAGAATATAAAGACGGAAAATTGAATGTACAGCCCAAAATGAAAGAACTTCTTCAAATAGATGAACAGATTTTCAAACAAGAACTTCTTCCCCAGAGGCAGTCAGTTTTAACAGAATTAGCAATACAAAACACGGATAAACGTCAGATCTTAATTCTCGGGAAACACCGTTATTACAATCATCTGAATTTTTCATTAATGGAAGCAGATAGTACCCAGACTGGAAAAATAAAAAATCCAATTACCGCTGTTGATCCTATGCAGCTGGCCTGGAAATCAGAACAGCCGTCAGAGATTAAATTCTATACCGCCGTTGCCTCTTTTCAAAATAAATACAGTGAGGAAAATACCTCAAACGAATTAGAAGCATTAAAGCTTATTGTTCAAAATCCCTTAGATCTGGACGTTTATTATCATGACCGGGACATTACAGAAAACATTGCTGCAAAATCCTTAATTTCTGTAGAATTAAATGTATCAAAACCCGAAATACAGCTTACCGTTTTCAAAAAAGAACCCTTTTATGAGATTACCGGCGAGCTTCTGTTGAATGATATTTCACTTCCTTTTAAAAATGTGGTTTTACGAAATGAATATTTTGTGTATCATCAAAATACATTCAATTTAGTAGATCATCCGGATCTGCTCCGCGTAATCAAGTTTTTCAAATCTAATAATGAAATACTGATTATTCATCAATCAAAATATGACAATTTTCTGGAGACCGTATTGTCTTCATTAGAAAAGTATATCCATATCAACTACAGCTATATCCGTACAGCAACCTCTGTAGAACTGGCAGAAAAAAATTTCCATACAGAGCAGATCATTTATTTACATCAGGAAGGTAATTTTGTATCCATTACTCCGGTCATGAAATATGGTGTTGTGGAAGTTCCAGTTTATTCAAGAAAACAGCTGTTTGATACCGATCAGAATGGAAATCAATTTCAAATAGAACGGAATAATGAAGCAGAGGCTTATCTCACTTCCATCGTTATGAAACAGCATCCGGATTTTGAAGAACAGATAGAAGGACACGAATATTTCTATCTGCATAAAGATAAATTCCTGGATGACAGCTGGTTTCTGGAAGCTTTTGAAATCTGGAGAAACGCAGGCATAACCCTATTAGGTTTTAATGAATTAAAAAACAACAAACTAAATCCGCATCGGGTAAAGATTAATATTCAGATTACCAGCGGTATAGACTGGTTCAATGCCGACCTTAATGTCCGCTTTGGAAAAAAGAAAGCAGCATTGAAACAGCTGCACAGGGCCATCCGCAATAAAACTAAATTCGTCCAGCTTGACGACGGCACACAGGGAATATTACCTGATGAATGGATCAGTAAAATCACTAAATACTTTCAAGTTGGAGATATTGATGAAGATATATTGAAAATTCCTAAGATCAATTTTACAGAAATATCAAATTTATTTGAAAAAGAAGTGTTGAGTACCGAAGTGAAAACAGAAATCAATTCATATTCAGAAAAATTCTCTACACTTAAAAACATTCCTGAAATTGCTGTCCCTGACGGATTAAATGCTCATTTGAGGGATTATCAGCTAGAAGGACTGAATTGGTTAGCTTTCCTTGACAGCTTTAATTTTGGAGGATGCCTTGCGGATGATATGGGACTCGGGAAAACCATACAGATCATTGCTTTTATTTTATATCAAAGGGAAAAACTCGGACATACCACCAATCTGATTGTTGTTCCTACTTCCCTTTTGTTCAACTGGCAGGAAGAAATTGCAAAATTTGCTCCTTCTATGAAAGTGCTGGTACATTATGGACCGGACAGGAGAAAAAACACAGACCAGATGCATGAGCATGAGGTTGTACTGACAAGTTATGGAATGCTGCTTTCGGATGTCCGTTTTCTGAAAACATTTCATTTCAATTATATCTTTCTGGATGAATCTCAGACCATCAAAAATCCCAATTCAGAAAAATACAAAGCTTCCCGGCTTCTTCAGTCAAGAAATAGAATCGTATTAACCGGAACTCCGGTTGAGAACAATACTTTTGATCTGTACGGACAGCTTTCTTTTGCATGCCCAGGACTGCTGGGGAGCAAACAGTATTTTAAAGATACCTATGCTATTCCGATTGATAAGTTTGAATATGGAAAGCGGGCGGCAGAACTTCAGCAGAAAATAAAACCTTTTATGCTGCGGAGAACAAAAAAGCAGGTTGCCAAAGAACTTCCTGAGAAAACAGAAATGGTTATTTACTGTGAGATGAACGCCGAACAGCGAAAAGTCTATGACACGTATGAACGTGAATTACGGGATTTTATATCAGCCTCCACCGATGATGAAACTCTTAAAAACAGCATGCATGTTTTAACCGGGCTGACTAAGCTCCGTCAGATCTGTAATTCTCCGGTATTACTGAAAGAAGGCCACTCGGGGGATAATTCCGTTAAAATTGAAATTTTAATGGAGCAGATCGAGAATAAATCAAAGGAGCATAAAATTCTTGTATTCTCTCAATTTGTAGGAATGCTCGATCTTATTAAAGCTGAATTAGAGAAAAAAAACATCCAGTTTGAATATCTTACGGGACAGACGAAAGACCGGGGAGCTAAAGTGAATCATTTTCAGACCAATGAAAATGTACGGGTATTTCTGATAAGTTTAAAAGCCGGAGGGGTGGGTCTCAATCTTACAGAAGCCGATTATGTATATCTGATTGATCCCTGGTGGAATCCCGCGGCCGAAAACCAAGCCATTGACAGAAGTTATAGAATCGGGCAGCAAAAGAATGTGGTGGCAGTCCGCCTGATCTGTTCAAATACTGTTGAAGAGAAAATACTGAACCTTCAGAAGAAAAAGAATAAGCTCGCCCAGGATCTGATACGAACCGATAGTTTAAAATTACCGGGTTTAACCAAAAGTGATCTGCTGGAAATATTATAA
- a CDS encoding peroxidase, FMP-type, giving the protein MLKRKKESLEAGEQLFRKSSGENQKGTLAELMSGYSKLLIDDPVMPFKEKNLHDIENDVDYGILKALDGTWVSYNANYNNNIEKKSIASGIHTTIMPSPGTNSGTIPGKFSFDSEEYIEKLTFSLVPGGVRNRGGASELFCGAMKYEQSIKSVNKAEGQESLKYTPIHEENGMYLWLSDVYNHAATKESIEKDRGIHAFSEDDYKKYGYKGEYRDEPLVQISADENNKKYILLSELQEGQEYYEIIPAQELKPGDGIKGPYFIPDYSISRSGVIPHGSTITLLGDIAPNDSNYLINGSPEFPYGITAWQTDHLSISKTMGGAGHDPINLDQPAPAWVHEKLDDQNDKGSNKIYTQRILADDLYPYSVRPDLRLRDTLSGQQVSNYVLVQMSSKMKTGAQGGILNVPFVNRFVPTVEVDFRLWIETVIEDGKEIIQLQYEQIVFFEFDFGNDGGTTSWPHIQVNTLRKIEDIPEDQRRVIEEQFFDGKKPDINVTGDMTNPASGCPYHKG; this is encoded by the coding sequence ATGCTTAAACGAAAAAAAGAAAGTCTTGAAGCGGGGGAACAATTATTCCGCAAGTCTTCAGGTGAAAATCAGAAAGGTACTTTGGCAGAACTGATGTCCGGATATTCGAAACTTCTTATCGATGATCCCGTTATGCCGTTCAAGGAAAAAAACCTACACGATATAGAAAATGATGTCGATTACGGCATTTTAAAAGCACTGGACGGCACATGGGTGAGCTATAACGCAAATTACAATAACAATATTGAGAAAAAATCAATAGCGAGCGGAATACATACTACGATTATGCCTTCACCAGGAACGAATTCAGGAACGATTCCCGGTAAATTTAGTTTTGACAGTGAAGAATACATTGAAAAATTAACATTTTCTCTGGTTCCCGGCGGTGTCCGAAACCGCGGCGGAGCAAGCGAATTATTTTGCGGGGCAATGAAGTATGAGCAGAGTATTAAAAGTGTTAATAAAGCAGAAGGACAGGAATCTTTAAAATACACACCTATTCATGAAGAAAACGGGATGTATTTATGGCTTAGTGATGTCTACAACCACGCAGCTACTAAAGAATCGATTGAAAAGGACCGCGGTATCCACGCATTTTCCGAAGATGATTATAAAAAATACGGTTATAAAGGAGAATACAGAGATGAACCTTTGGTTCAGATATCAGCAGATGAAAATAACAAGAAGTATATCCTTTTAAGTGAACTGCAGGAAGGACAGGAATATTATGAAATCATTCCTGCCCAAGAGCTAAAACCCGGAGACGGCATAAAAGGTCCCTATTTTATTCCTGACTATTCTATTTCAAGAAGCGGCGTTATTCCTCACGGCAGTACCATTACTTTATTGGGAGATATTGCACCAAATGATTCTAATTACTTAATCAACGGTTCACCTGAATTTCCATATGGTATTACTGCCTGGCAGACTGATCATCTTTCTATTTCAAAAACTATGGGTGGGGCCGGCCATGATCCTATCAATCTTGACCAGCCTGCACCAGCCTGGGTGCATGAAAAACTAGACGATCAAAATGACAAAGGCTCCAATAAAATTTATACACAGCGGATACTTGCTGATGACTTATATCCTTATTCCGTACGTCCTGATTTACGATTGAGAGATACTTTGAGCGGGCAGCAGGTGAGCAATTACGTCCTTGTTCAAATGTCATCAAAAATGAAGACCGGCGCGCAGGGAGGAATTTTAAATGTTCCTTTTGTGAACCGTTTTGTTCCAACTGTTGAAGTGGACTTTCGTCTATGGATTGAAACCGTAATTGAAGATGGAAAAGAAATTATTCAGTTACAGTACGAGCAGATTGTATTTTTCGAATTTGATTTTGGAAATGACGGCGGTACCACAAGCTGGCCCCACATTCAGGTTAATACCCTTCGTAAGATAGAAGATATTCCTGAAGATCAAAGACGTGTTATAGAAGAACAGTTCTTCGATGGTAAAAAACCTGATATAAATGTTACTGGTGATATGACTAATCCTGCTTCGGGATGTCCCTATCATAAAGGATAA